Proteins encoded within one genomic window of Patescibacteria group bacterium:
- the fmt gene encoding methionyl-tRNA formyltransferase: MFQPQNTKIVFLGTPNFAVPSLIKLAKAGYNIIGVVTQEDKPMGRKQIITPPPIKIEAQKLGLRIYQFAKIDEAATEEIKKLSPDLIIVVAYGQILPQAFLDIPKYGCLNIHPSLLPKYRGASPIQHAILNGDRQTGVTIMLLDAKMDHGPIIAQEKFEIIEDDDSESLSNHLACEGAEMLTKILPDYLEGKIQLWQQDHDEATFTKMIKNETAKIDWQKTPTEIERCIRAFFPWPGAWTDITGKKVKILKAHLENGELALDKVQVEGKASMSYQDYLRGNKPLL; encoded by the coding sequence ATGTTCCAACCTCAAAATACAAAAATAGTATTCCTTGGTACGCCAAACTTTGCCGTACCTTCTTTGATTAAACTGGCTAAAGCCGGATATAATATTATTGGCGTCGTTACTCAAGAAGACAAACCAATGGGACGCAAACAAATCATTACTCCGCCACCAATAAAAATCGAAGCGCAAAAACTTGGACTGCGCATTTATCAGTTTGCCAAAATTGATGAAGCGGCGACTGAAGAAATAAAAAAACTTTCACCAGACTTAATAATCGTTGTAGCTTATGGTCAGATATTACCTCAGGCTTTTCTTGATATACCTAAATACGGCTGTCTCAATATTCACCCTTCCCTACTACCCAAATACCGGGGCGCTTCACCAATCCAACATGCAATTTTAAACGGCGACAGGCAAACTGGCGTTACTATCATGCTTCTCGACGCCAAAATGGATCATGGTCCGATTATTGCCCAAGAAAAATTTGAAATAATCGAGGATGATGATTCGGAAAGCCTGAGTAACCATCTCGCTTGCGAAGGAGCAGAAATGCTAACCAAAATACTGCCCGATTATCTGGAAGGTAAAATTCAGCTTTGGCAGCAAGATCATGACGAAGCGACTTTTACCAAAATGATAAAAAACGAAACAGCTAAAATCGACTGGCAAAAAACTCCGACAGAAATTGAGCGCTGTATCCGCGCTTTCTTCCCTTGGCCCGGAGCTTGGACTGATATTACGGGTAAAAAAGTAAAAATTTTAAAAGCCCACCTGGAAAACGGCGAGCTTGCCCTTGACAAAGTTCAGGTCGAGGGAAAGGCTTCGATGAGTTATCAAGACTATCTACGCGGCAATAAACCGCTTCTCTAA
- the def gene encoding peptide deformylase, with protein MEIITIPDSRLRKKSKKINPEQIADKKFQQFILDLAKTMKVDNGVGIAAPQVGENIRVIIIDTENGPTAYINPKIIWKSFRKEIGEEGCLSVPGIWGLVKRSRSVIVTCLDKNGVKKRIRAKNLFARVFQHEIDHLNAILFTDRMTKETSKKIN; from the coding sequence ATGGAAATAATTACTATACCTGACTCTCGTTTGCGTAAAAAATCAAAAAAAATAAATCCTGAACAAATTGCCGACAAAAAATTTCAGCAGTTTATTTTGGATTTGGCAAAAACAATGAAAGTCGATAACGGTGTTGGCATCGCTGCTCCGCAGGTTGGCGAAAATATCAGAGTAATTATCATAGACACTGAAAACGGTCCGACCGCCTATATCAACCCCAAAATCATTTGGAAATCTTTTCGCAAAGAAATCGGCGAAGAAGGCTGCCTTTCGGTTCCCGGAATATGGGGTTTAGTCAAAAGATCCAGATCAGTAATAGTTACTTGCCTAGATAAAAACGGCGTAAAAAAAAGAATCCGCGCCAAAAACCTCTTTGCCCGAGTTTTTCAGCACGAAATCGACCATCTCAACGCCATTCTTTTTACCGACAGGATGACTAAAGAAACTTCCAAAAAAATCAACTAA